In Anolis carolinensis isolate JA03-04 chromosome 4, rAnoCar3.1.pri, whole genome shotgun sequence, the genomic window acgccccagaaatgcgAAatgtggcacacaactaaacgccccagaaatataaaacttgacaacacaatgcaaaagccttgcctcccggttgtaacaacacaaccacaccacaaaaccacaatccggacccacaaaactcacaacaatgcatcgtgactataacaacacaactaaacgccccagaaatacgaaacttggcacacaactaaacaccccagaaatataaaacttgacaacacaacacaaaagccttttctcccagttgtaacaacacaactacaccacaaaaccacaatccggacccacaaaactcacaacaaggcatcgtgactataacacaactaaacgacccagaaatacaaaatttgacaacacaacgcaaaagccttgcctcccagttgtaagaacacaaccacaacacaaaaccacaatccggacccacaaaactcacaacaacacatcatgactataacaacgcaactaaacaccccagaaatacaaaattggcaaaacaatgcaaaagccttgcctcccagttgtaacaacacaaccacaccacaaaaccacactggacccacaaaactcacaacaatgcatcatgactataacaacactactaaacgcctcagaaatacgaaacttggcaacacaacacaaaagcattccctcccgattgtaacaacacaaccacaccacaaaaccacaatccggacccataaaactcacaacaacgcatcgtgactataacaacacaactaaacgccccagaaatacgaaacttggcacataactaaacgccccagaaatataaaacttgacagcacaatgcaaaagccttgcctcccggttgtaacaacacaaccacaccacacaaccacaatccggacccacaaaactcacaacaacgcattgtgactataacaaatacaaaatttgacaacacaactcacccacctccccaatccctacattcacacttggcctccaaaaaaacaattacaataataacaatgacaacaacaacaacaataagaatcaacaccatcacaggcaagaaacagccaggcactgaggctgagaggccagtcagtgctacactgggcctccaaaaaacaatacagtagcatctaacttatccaaccttcatgaccacaacaacaacaataataaacaattaaaacagacacaacaaaaaaaagactattgtaccacaataaaaaatataaaccgcactcagcagattcagacgtcacgattaacaacaaaccaaagacaacagggatctcaagcaattatcaatcaacacaaaaattgaagaaggtaacagacttcaaatactactactaatgtgagtataaagaaggtggaggtcacagcataaatacaacctaatgtagactgaccaataccaccagactaagccacggcaacgtgtggccgggcacagctagtgtaatatataacatgaaattaacattattatatggtattattattagtatgacattgtataacatgataatattatcaatataatatgtatatataatatattatattattaaaactgatataaaatattatattataaagggcggggccaggtaaatgaccttggagggccacatctggccccccggccttagtttgaggacccctgttctatagtgtagctgcacccagactgtggaataataataataataataaaactttatttataccccgccaccatctccccacggggactcggggcagctcacatggggcaaggcccaactagcacaatttacaaaaacaacagcataaatacattaaacaatatacaacaaaatagtaaaacacagtaagacattaaaacaagagttaatacagcagtaaatcttGACCAGGAGAAAGTAAATTTTGACCAGGAGAAAATaagatattttaatattaataatggtaCACTTACCTTTAGTTTTGGGGCcacagtggcgcagcgggttaaaccgctaagctacagaacttgctgaccggaaggtcggtggttcgaaacAGCGGggcagggtgaactcccattgctagccccagcttctgccaacctagcagttcaaaaacatacaaatgtgagtagactaaTAGGCACCGCTTTGgaagaaaggtaacggcactgcaTGCAGTCATTATGGCcatatgatctaggaggtgtttatggacaatgccggctcttcagcctagaaatggagataagcaccaaccaccagagtcggactcgactatacttaatgtcaaggggaaacccttacctttactacCTTTAGTTAAGAGCAATATGGATACATTGGGCCTTTGTTATCTGCTGGGTTTGggaaaccaaaatccatggatacgcAAGTCCATTATGTACAAATAGCATGATAAAACAACATCATTTATACTaccataataacaatattaatactgtaataatattaataataataacaataacaataatttctaagccagcaacagagacaatgaaattttggacttgtgaaacagtatgagttggttgatcctggtgaaggtggcacaaaataaggggaagggaagaggggggaaaggtataacaattataacaataataataataaataaataaaattatgtataagtaaagggtgtagtagagagatatgtagtaaagttgtaatggaaaaatctaaaactgataagaaatatgtttaaagatgttttgatttttttttactgtcggattgtatacaacatgatatgtttaagatattgtaaaatgaggaaaacgTAAACTTagacattttgattgataaattaataaaaaaatatttttttaaaaaaacagtaatttcttacctgcctcacCTCGCAGCTCAAGGCGGGGAACAACACAGTGAAAATACACAATCAGAAAAACATTCAGTAAAAGGCATATACAGTAGTctagcttatccaaccttcactcatccaacgttctgtattatccaacacagtcggcctcccgcccggatccacagttgtttttctaggcagcaacacacagctggccaacacacccaacaacaacacaagtacagCCACACTCCCAATCAATGTCgtaaaacatgatcttttggtgcttaatttgtaaaatcataacgtaatttgacatttaataggttttccataatccctccttattatccaacattttcgcttatccaacgttctgccgaccatCTTATGTTGGCTTACCAAgactctattacagtagagtctcgcttatccaaccttatccaatgttctggattatccaacgcagtctgccttccacccagatccacagctgtttctctaggcagcaaggactgaacttttaacGCATTTAATTTATGACAATGTTAtaactgtaagttcattttatgcagttctatctttatttgcagtcaatattttaatagtcaatttttttgtagttaatgtttttaatacattgcgatgttttggtgctaaatacgtaaatacagtaattactacataacgttaccatgtattgaactgctttttctgtcatttcgttgtaaaacatgatgttttgttgctccatttgtaaaatcataaagtaatttgacatttaataggttttccttaatccctctttatccaacagtttcgcttatccaacgttctgccgaccagTTTATGTTAGATTAGCGAGacccatattaaaacatatttctgtaaaatgcacatattaaaatccatggaaaaaaataaaattcatacttaaaaaactgactgggtaggtttGCCAAAAGAGATAGGTCTTGAATTATCTCTTAAATTCTAACAACAGAATTGGTGTCTAATTCCTTGGGAAacatcaaggtttgttttttggaatacagtagagtttcgcatatccaacataaacagaccggtagaatgttggataagcgaaaaggttggataataaggagggattaaggaaaagcctattaaacgtctaattatattatgattttacaaattaagcaccaaaacatcatgtagacagaaaaagcagttcaatacatggtaacgttatgtaattactgtatttatggatttatcaccaaaacatcacaatgtattgaaaacattgactacaaaaacattggctattaacaaattgactacaaataaagatagaattgctgcctagagaaatagctgtggatctgggcaggaggcagattgtgttggataatacagaacgttggataagtgagactctactgtagcttcaaACCATGTATACATTGAgtttgtggatacagagggccaactgtacttaaAAATTCAGAATTAGAAATAATAAGTAATGCTACTTAACTATactgagcaggaggaggaagaatttaaaatacaaacaGATATAAACAATATGGAAATATGCatgaaagaaaatagaaaatgccTTGGAATAACCATAACCAAAGATCTAAAAgatatagaatttttttttaaaaaaatagaacaatTAAGAAAAGACGTAGTTAAAGGAATATAACAACTATCATGGTTCGGTAGAATAGCGttagtaaaaatgaaaatcataCCTAAAATAAATTTTTGTTCAGAATGATTCCATTAAAGATTTCGAGAAAAGATATAAATGaatggcaacaaatgataaataaatgttgttattATGGGGCAAAGAATAGATTAAACAAACAACTTTGGTACAATCCCCCAAAAGAAGGAGGATTTGGCTTAccgaatatctatatatataaaagagtgatggcatcacggcgacccacaaaacaacaaaactacaggccccccaacctcgaaatttgacaacacaacccatcatccatgcctctaggttgatacaacaaaaagaaaagaaaaataaagtcctaattagagagagaggaataattgcttttatccaattgctgccagttagaaggctaagctcctccaacttggtctcctagcaacccaataaaaaataataaaaaacactaaaaattaatacaacaaaatactataataacagaaaataactaaaaataatacaagaaaataataaaatataataaataaaaagataacttacaataaaattaattaaaaaattgcaaataacgtcaaataaaaatcacacaacaatttttaaccaataccaccaccactttgccacagcaacgcgtggccgggcacagctagtatatatataaaaaatttatGAAGTAAACCAATTAAGATTTGTAGTAGAAAAGATGATGGATGGAGAGAGTTGGGAATGGATGGAGTCCAGGAATAAGGCAATCGAGTGGAGAAAGGATAACATATAAGgaaatttgaaataattttttttttgtgtgtgtcaggagcaatttgagaaactgcaagtcgcttctggtgtgagagaactggccgtctgcaaggatgtttcccaggggacgcccagatgttttgatgtttttccaccTTGTGGGAagttctcccatgtccccgcatggggagctggagctgacagagggagctcacctgctctccccagattcgagccTCCaccctgttggtcagcagtcctgccggcacaagggtttaacccattgcaccacctagGGATGAAACAGATTGGAACTATACtacaatagtctcacttatctaacattcgcttatctaatattctggattatccaacacactttGCCTCCTAtctggatccacagctatttctctaggcagcaagaactgaactttttacggatttaatttctgacaatgttgttactgtaagttcatttaatGTAATTCTATCGTTATTTATAGTCAAttggttagtagccaatgtttttgtagtcaatgttttcaatacatggcggtgttttggtgctaaattcataaatacagtagagtctcacttatccaacataaatgagccggcagaacgttggataagcgaatatgttggataataaggagagattaagaaaaagcctattaaacatcaatataggttatgattttacaaattaagcaccaaaacatcatgttatacaacaaatttgacagaaaaagtagttcattacacataatGCTACcctaactgtatttacgaatttagcaccaaaatatcacaatgtattgaaaacattgagtacaaaaatgcgttggataatccagaacgttggataagtgaaactctactgtacagtaataactacataatgttaccgtgtattaaactgctttttctgtcaatttgttgtaaaatatgatgttttggtgcttaatttgtaaaatcataacataatttgacgtttaatgggcttttccttaatccctcattatccaacattttcgcttatccaacgttttgccggcccgtttatgttggataagtgagactctactgtattacgaaatataatggaaatatggaataaaCATAAAGGGTAATTAAATAGTAAGAATTCTGtattaacaccaataataatggaaaaaagatttcccaaaggaactaaaaggaaTATTAGataaagaatttgaaaaaaaggAACTAAAATTAGATAGAACAAAAAtgggaaaaggtaaaaatgagagaagaagtGAGAGGAATAAATATCTCATGGCTCCATTGGATTTGACTggaaaaattcaataaaaaatgGAGGGTCTGAAATAAAACCGGAAAAATAACACAATTCgaggaaataatatttaaaagattaaaaaagagaaaacaacaaACAATTAAAAGGAATAGCAagttaaatgtataaaatattaattaaagacacaggggaaaagaaaagattaacattAAGAGAATGATGGGAGGAGGAAGTAGGAACAAAAATATCTGAGAAAAAATGGGAAGAGAGATGGAAAGCAAGGCAACTAGAagacatgtcaattagaataaaaggaaATCATTATAAATTAATTTGGAAGTGAAATTTGACACCAAGGAGGTTAAACACTATGAATAGGAACAATAATGAAAAATGTTGGAGAGGATgccatacctctgaggatgcctgccctagatgtgggcgaaacgtcaggagagaatacttctggaacatggccatacagcccgaaagacatacaacaaccctgtgatcccggccatgaaagccttcgacaacaacacaagttagctatgctggatttcgtatcacaaaatcacaagtcaaacacttcccaagtgtctaggactgtgtgatgtattttcggatgatgcgtgcagatcccagtcgggtggccttttgcagttggcagatcgtaattttgtcaatatctattgtttccaaatgccggctgagatcttttggtacggcacccagtgtgcccatcacattattattactattattattattattattattattattattattattattattattattattattatattgtatgacacagcaaacaagatagatatactggatttcgttattattattattattattattattagtgacgtGCAAGACAAAGTGCATTCCCTTTGCATTGCACTTGGCTGCAACCTCAGCCGCCTTTGCAAACTGCCCAGGAGAGGTTGCAAGCGAGCCTAGTTGCTACATTGCAAGGGCACAGAGAGAAAGAAACCCGAAGGTCGAGGcctcaaatattattattattattacagtattattagtgACATGCAAGAGCCAGTTGCTTTACACATTGTATTCCCTTTGAATTGCACTGGCTGCAACCTCAGCTGCCTTTGCAAATTGCCCAGGAGAGGTTGCAAGCGAGCCTGGTTGCTACATTGCAAGGGCACAGAGAGAAAGAAACCCGAAGGTCGAGGtctcaaatattattattattattattattattattattattattattattatcaacacaacgacgttgtatggcacagcaaacaagatagatatgctggatttcgtttcgcaaaaccacaagtcgaacacttcccaagtgtctaggactgtgtgatgtattttctgatgatgtgtgcagatcccagtagggtggccttttgcagttggcagatggtgattttgtcaatgtctattgtttccaaatgccggctgagatcttttggcacagcacccagtgtgcccatcaccaccgggaccacctgtactggtttctgccagagtctttgaagttcaatcttgaggtcctgagagcggctgagtttttcctgttgtttttcgtcaatgcgactgtcacctgggatggcaacatcaatgatccaaaccttgttcttttccacaactgtgatgtctggtgtgttgtgttccagaactttgtcagtctggattcggaagtcccacagtatctttgcgtgctcattttccaatacttttgcaggtttgtgatcccaccagttctttgctgctgggaggtggtacttgaggcataagttccaatgaatcatttgggccacatagttgtgcctctgtttgtagtctgtctgtgcgattttcttacagcagctgaggatatgatcaatggtttcgttggttttaTTGACGTGCAAGAGCTAGTTGGCTTTACAAATTGTATTCCCTTTGCATTGCACTGGCTGCAACCTCAGCTGCCTTTGCAAACTGCCCAGGAGAGGTTGCAAGCGAGCCTGGTTGCTACATTgcaagggcacagacagaaagaaaCCCGAAGGTGgatgccttaataataataataataataataataataataataataataataatattatgtaagTGCCAGTTGGCTTTACACATTGCATTCCCTTTGCATTGCACTGGCTGCAACCTCAGCGCCAAAAGCAGCCTGGTGCAAGCAGCAAGGTTTGCAAACTGCCCAGGAGAGGTTGCAAGCGAGCCTGGTTGCTACACTGCAAGGGCACATAAAGAAACCTGAAGGTGAAGGcctcaaagatgatgatgatttcctgcttcttggtagggggttggactagatggcccatgaggtctcttccaactctactattctatgattctatgatgatgatgatgattattattattactattattattatgcaagtgCCAGTTGGCTTTACAAATTGCATTCCTTTTGCATTGCACTGGCTGTAACCTCAGCTGCCTTTGCAAAGTGCCCAGGAGAGGTGCAAGCGAGCCTGGTTGCTACATTGCAAGGGCACATAAAGAAACCCGAAGATGAAGGCCtcaaagatgatgatgaggaggatgatttcctgcttcttggtaaggggttggactagatggcccatgaggtctcttccaactctactattctatgatgatgatgatgattactattattattatgcaagtgCCAGTTGGCTTTATAAATTGCATTCCCTTTGCATTGCACTGGTTGCAACCTCAGCGCCAAAAGCAGCCTGGTGCAAGTAGCAAGGTTTGCAAAGTGCCCAGGAGAGGTTGCAAGCGAGCTTGGTTGCTACATTGCAAGGgcacagagagaaagaaatctgAAGGTGAAGgccacaaatattattattattattattattatttattatgacacagcaaacaagatagacatgctggatttcgtgtcacaaaatcacaagtcgaacacttctcaagtgtctaggactgtgtgatgtattttcggatgatgatgatgatgatgattgtgtaACTGCCAGTtacagctccatgcagtcatgccgatggccacatgaccttggtagagtctacggacaacgccggctcttcggcttagaaatggagatgagcaccagcccccagagtcagactggacttaatgtcaggggaaacctttatcttacctactgtactgtaataataataattttattcctcGTGGCCTCTACCaggaatgttgttgttattattattattattattattattattactattattattattattatgcaagtgCCAGTTGGCTTTATAAATTGCATTCCCTTTGCATTGCACTGGTTGCAACCTCAGCGCCAAAAGCAGCCTGGTGCAAGCAGCAAGGTTTGCAAAGTGCCCGGGAGAGGTTGCAAGCGAGCCTGGTTGCTACATTGCAAGGGCACATAAAGAAGGTGAAGGcctcaaagatgatgatgatgatgactattattattatcggcTTTACACATTGCATTCCCTTTGCATTGCAGTGGCTGCAACCTCAGCCCAGGAGAGGTCGCAAGCGAGCCTGGTTGCTACATTGCAAGGgcacagagagaaagaaatccGAAGGTCGAGgcctcaattattattattactattattattattattacttacgtGCAAGAGCTAGTTGGCTTTACAAACTGTATTCCCTTTGCATTGCAATGGCTACAACCTCAGCTGCCTTTGCAAAGTGCCCAGGAGAGGTTGCAAGTGAGCCAGGTTGCTAAATTGCAAGGGCACATAAAGAAACCCGAAGATGAAGGCCTCAacgatgatgatgaggatgatttcctgcttcttggtagggggttggactagatggcccatgaggtctcttccaactctactagtctatgattctatgatgatgatgatgatgattattattattattattattactattattattatgcaagtgCCAGTTGGCTTTACAAATTGCATTCCCTTTGCATTGCACTGGCTGCAACCTCAGCGCCAAAAGCAGCCTGGTGCAAGCAGCAAGGTTTGCAAAGTGCCCAGGAGAGGTTGCAAGCGAGGCAGGTTGCTACATTGCAAGGGCATATAAAGAAACCCGAAGGTGAAGGCctcaaatatgatgatgatgatgatgatgatgattattattattattgctattattattatgcaagtgCCAGTTGGCTTTACAAATTGCATTCCTTTTGCATTGCACTGGCTGTAACCTCAGCTGCCTTTGCAAAGTGCCCAGGAGAGGTTGCAAGCGAGGCTGGTTGCTACATTGCAAGGGAACATAAAGAAGGTGAAGGcctcaaagatgatgatgatgatgatgattattattattattattattactattattattatgcaagtgCCAGTTGGCTTTACAAATTGCATTCCCTTTGCATTGCACTGGCTGCAACCTCAGCGCCAAAAGCAGCCTGGTGCAAGCAGCAAGGTTTGCAAAGTGCCCAGGAGAGGTTGCAAGCGAGGCAGGTTGCTACATTGCAAGGGCATATAAAGAAACCCGAAGGTGAAGGCctcaaatatgatgatgatgatgatgatgattattattattattattgctattattattatgcaagtgCCAGTTGGCTTTACAAATTGCATTCCTTTTGCATTGCACTGGCTGTAACCTCAGCTGCCTTTGCAAAGTGCCCAGGAGAGGTTGCAAGCGAGGCTGGTTGCTACATTGCAAGGGAACATAAAGAAGGTGAAGGcctcaaagatgatgatgatgatgatgattattattattattattattactattattattatgcaagtgCCAGTTGGCTTTACAAATTGCATTCCCTTTGCATTGCACTGGCTGCAACCTCAGTGCCAAAAGCAGCCTGGTGCAAGCAGCAGGCTTTGCAAACTGCCCAGGAGAGGTTGCAAGCAAGCCTGGTTGCTACATTGCAAGGGCACAGAGAGAAAGAAGCCCGAAGGTGAAGGCCTCaaagatgaggatgaggatgagaatgatgattatattattattattattattattattattattattattattattattattattattattattattattggctttaCACATTGCATTCCCTTTGCATTGCACTGGCTGCAACCTCAGCGCCAAAAGCAGCCTGGTGGAAGCAGCAAGGTTTGCAAAGTGCCCAGGAGAGGTTGCAAGCGAGGCTGGTTGCTACATTGCAAGGAGGGCGGGAAGAGAGAAAGCGAGAGAGACAGGCACCCGAAAGCGCGGGCTCCGGAGACTGACAggcagaggccccgcccctttccccgggcttctctcttgctctttctctcGGGAAGCTCCTGGACGTGAGCGGAGCTTCTGTGGTCCGCTTCTCCTTGCCTGCGCAGAGCCAGGATGTCGTTCCGCTTCGGCTTCTACCGGAACACCACCACCCGGGAGCGCGTGGAGCGCCCCCAGGAGCGCCCCGTGGAGATGGCCCCCGTGGGGCTCCCGCCTCGCAGCCTGCTGGACCACCTGGTGTGCGAGATGCAGAACCACCTGGACGAGATGGAGCGGATGCGGCAGGTGCTGGCCGACGCCTACCCGCGCCTCTCCTCCTCGAGCGACCTGCGCCCGGCCGTCAAGGGCTCCTCGTCCCAGGAGGAGGAGAGCGACGACGGCGGGAGGAGCCTGTGCTACTGCCTGGACCTGCCGGGCTTCCTCCCGGAGGAGGTGTCCGTCAAGGTGGACGGGAGGAGAGTCTTCGCCACGGGCAAGCAGGACCGCCGCGGGAAAGGGCAGGACGGCTGCGTCTCGCACGAGCTCCGCGAGATGCGCAAGGAGATGCTGCTGCCGTCGGACGCCGACCCGTCGGGCATGAGCTGCTGCTTCTTCCCCGACGAAGGCCGCCTCCGCATCCAGACCCCGAGGGTCACTTCGGCTCCTCTGGCCGAGAAGAGGAGCGTCGCCATCGCCATCTGCAGGGTCGAGAACACCAACACCAACGCCATCCCTCCGGCTGATTGCAAAGAGGAGGCTCCGGCCAGCCCGGAGAAAGAAGCCCCTGCTGCCAAGTGAGAGCCAAGAAAGCCCGCCACCCCTTAGTCTACACTGCAAGGGTGTTGTTCCGCTTTGGGACACAGTT contains:
- the hspb9 gene encoding heat shock protein beta-9 codes for the protein MSFRFGFYRNTTTRERVERPQERPVEMAPVGLPPRSLLDHLVCEMQNHLDEMERMRQVLADAYPRLSSSSDLRPAVKGSSSQEEESDDGGRSLCYCLDLPGFLPEEVSVKVDGRRVFATGKQDRRGKGQDGCVSHELREMRKEMLLPSDADPSGMSCCFFPDEGRLRIQTPRVTSAPLAEKRSVAIAICRVENTNTNAIPPADCKEEAPASPEKEAPAAK